The nucleotide sequence CCATCCACGGCAACGCCTTTGCCCCACGATCCGTAAGGGGTATTGGCAACAGCGCGAGCTACATAGCGATCGTTAGAAGGATTGTATGCAGTTCTTGCATAGGCGCTGTCATAAGGGCCATAGCGATAAGCGCTGCGTGCATAAGTTCCCGTAGAGGGGTTATAGACGGCAACTCTACCAGCACCGCCGTAGGGACCATAGTGATGAGCCCTGCGATAATAAGCACCATGATAATAATTATAGCGGGCTCCGCAACCATAAGAGTAGTAACGAACATGACGGTAGCAATGGCAGTGATGGTGATGACGACAGCGTCCATACCAATAACCCACACCAAAAACGACGACGTCATCATAGACGTAATTGCCATTATAACCCGAGGTATAACCGAAGACGACTGAATCATCATTGTATTCATAAATATCGACGAAAGTGACATAGAAGAGTGGGTGATCACTAGGGATGGAATAAATGACTTCAGGGATTTGAGTCGCAACGGCCCATTCACCTGTGGCAGTGGGTGCGACAAACCAGATTGCGTTATCACAGGCATAATAAGTATCTTCGACCCGGAAAAGGGCTTTTTCAGAGTTAACAGCATAAAATAAAGGAGAATCAGTACCTTTTATTTCTTCAAAAATGGCTTCACCATCATAAGCAACTTCAAACTTTACTTCACTTCTATTAACGGTGGCTTTCTGAGGAACCGAAGCAAGGAGCACGGCGGCTTTGGCATCTTCAGTGCCAGGAACCGAAGCAAGAACGAAAGACTTGTCGTGATTTTCAGGGATTTTTGCGAAGTCCGCAGGAAGTTTTCCAGAAGCAATTTCCCAAGGGCCTTTCAGGTTTGTGGCCTTAAACCAACGGCCCGCGACTAAGTAGTAATAGAGGTTTTCGGGTGAGTAAAGAAAGAGGTCAGCTTCACTATTATTGACAAAGAGCAAGCGAGTATTTTCGATAGGTGTAAAGGAAGCTTCACCTTTAGTGACAAGTAATTCAGCGGGTCGGTTGCTAACAAAAATATTGGGGACTTTTGCGAGAGGCTGGGGCTTTAAACGCTTTTTGACTTCGCTCCAATTGGCATCATCAGGGAGTTTATTGAGATCAGCGGGAAGTTGATTTGCTAGTGACCAAGGGCCCTTTTTAAGATCTTTGGTTTTGAGCCAAGAATCACCGTGCATAAGGAAGTATTCAGATGTTTTTTGATCTAAGAAAATGTCCCAGTTAGTATTTACTGCGAAGAGTAAGTCCGTTCCTTTGATAGCTTCAAACTTTTCTTCACCGAGAAAAATCACTAAGGATGCATCGCTATTGCTATAAAAAATAGGGGGAGGATCGAGGCTAAGTTTGATTTGATTTTCAATAACTTTTTCTTCACCGACCATGGCATTGACGCGATCTAAAGACATGATCATTCTTTTGCCTTTAGGTAGAATGGCATCAATTAACTTTGTTAATTTAGGAGCTAACTTTTCATCGACTTGCGGGAAGTGAGTTTCCAAGATCTTTAGATCTTTCACCAGGATGAGGCGTTGTGTCTTATGGGTGAGTGTGCGGGCCTGGAAATAAAGAGCACCAAACATAGGGGCTTTTTCGCCTTTGGGAGTGAGACTTATGGCAGCTTTAAACTTTAAAACTTTATGATCGACCCATTCTTCAACTTCAGGTTGATAAATGATCAGTTTATGGCCGCCTTTTTCGTAGTTTCTCGGCCAGGTCAAAGGTTCGGATTCTTTGATTTCTGCATAGCTAGATAAACTAAGAAAGAGGATGAAAACAAAACTAATGCTTGCGCGAACACTCAGGACCTTCATGAAATACTCCAATTGATTTTTATAAATATGCTTAGCTGAGTCGTTTAATACAAATCTAGGTGGAGATGGCGAAGCCTTTTTTAAGAGAGAAATATCTCTTCAAATAGCTGCGTGGGACTTCTTGACTTTTAAGGACATGGTGGAATGGTAGCGGCGAATTAACAAGGGCTTATTAATGAGTAAAGAAATAATGTATTTGCGCTTCCTGCAAATTGCGGTTTCCCTAATGACACCGCTTTTGTTCTTTGGAATCATGCAAGCAGCAAAAGGCAATTTAAAGTTGCACAAGCGTATCAATGGTGGAATCATGTTGATCGTGATGATTGCAGTCATAGGCCTAGTATTAACGTCACAAGTTTTTGGTTTTGATTATAGTGCGATATCGACGCAAGAAGCGATAATAAATATTGGCCCTGCAGAAATGCGAACGCGCCTGATTATTCATCGTTGCTTTTCAAATTTATTATTCATCAGTTTATTAGTCACCACTTTTAGTGGAGCAGTGAAAAAATATAAGCTTCACCGGAAAATGGGTAAGCTCACAGTTTTCTTTTGGTTAGGCACACTTATTTCCGCTTTATTATTCTTTTAGTTCTTCGAAATTAATTAGTAAATTCATTTTTACTTCGCGATTAGTGAGTTTAGCTACATCGTATACGCGAAGGATGCGGTCCCTTTGGAGCTCTCCCTAAATAAGATGCCTCCGCAAGAGTAGGACATTTAAGAGATGTTTGAGCTCGAAGAGCTTAGGAATGTAGCCATGGACGTAAGTCCGTGGTACTTGAATAACAGTAAGATGCGTGCCGAAGGTACGCTGCAGAGCATTTTCCTTCATACCTTCGGCATGACCATCATTTTCAACAATAACCACCGGATAAATCCGGAGGCTACCCTACTACATACCTTCGGCATGTGCTTAAGTTCCCTAGCATTAGAGGAGCCCTCGGGGCCATACTAAAAATGTAGCAGCACGCTTAATCGGGTTTTACTTTGCCTGTCCCTCCAGTAATGTGTTGCTTTAAATTAAGGAGCTTTTATGAAAGTATTTATTTTCCTCGTAGTCAGCCTAAGTTTTTCACTGATGGCAAAAGATATTCTATTTATTGGTAATTCTTATACGATACAGAGTCGTGGGACATTAGAAAAACTGCTCAAGAGCGAGCAAGTCAAATGGAATATGACCCATATCTGTAAGGGTGGTTTCACTTTAGCAAAGCATTTAAAAGACGATAAAAATAAGTCTCTGATTCAATCCAAAAAATGGGATGCTATTATTCTCCAAGAGCAGAGTCAAACGCCAGCTTATAGCAATTTGCGCAAAGGCTACTTAGGCGCTTTAGCTGACATCGCAAAACTCAACAAAAAGACTCAATCCCCGATCTATCTCTTTACGAGCTGGGGCAGACGCGATGGCGATAAGCAAAATATCAAAACTTCACCCACTTATGAAGTGATGCAGAAAAAACTAAATGAAGGATTTTCTGAAGGCAAGAAAAAATATAAAATGCAGCTTCTTCCCATTGCAGGCCTATGGGAAAAAGTACGCAAAGAGAATCCTGACTTAGGACGCGAATTATACAAAAACGACGGCAGCCATCCCAGTAGCAAGGGAGCTTTCCTAGTTGCTTTAAGTTTGTATTGTACGATTGAAAATTTAGAGCCAGCAAAAGTGAAATTTTCAGGTGACTTAAACACTGAAGAAGATAAGCAAGTTAAGGCACTAGCAAAAAAAGTGTTTAAGTAAGTAGAGCAGGTTGAGTTAGAGAGAGCAGTGTATTCATTAGGCATTGAGTTGTTTCACGTTCTTATAGGCAATCGTCTCTAATTGGACATAAAGGGCAAGCACATCAAATTTCTTGGGGAATTCAAATTGTTTAACGGCCAAGATGATTTCCTTTGCTTTTTTATAAGGTGATTTGATATAAGTGATCGTGATTTCGCTATCATCAATTCCTGTACCCGCAGTTTCACAAGTGACTTCACAAATGGTATCTAAATAGATGGAATGAATACGCATTTTTTTCCCAGTCGCTCCCTGCTTGTCAAAATCAATAATTCTCAAATTGGTAAATATTAAATTGTCACGAACAAGTTTGAAGCCTGTATTAATCACTTCTCCCTCAATGAGGAAATGAGCATATTTACTTTCTAAATCTTCTTTCGATATCTCTGAATAGTTACCGAATAATCCCTGTAATAATCCCATTTTTAATCTCCTAATTTTTATAAATATACACGATTACCCACAATAAAGGTCATGATGCTTCGCACACGAGGGAGCGCTGCCCCTCGAGCTCCCTGCAAGGAGCTGCCGGCCCTTAACCCGGCGGCTTGAGTACTTCGTACTCACTTTGTGGTGCTAGGTGCTTAATCGTAATATATAATATTCCTTAATTAACTTTCATGAAGAGCCAAAAAAGCCCCGCATGAGCGAGGCTTTTTTTAGAACTGTGGTCGAACTATTTTTTCTCGAGCAATGTACGGTTAAAAACATCTGGGGCTTGGAAGCCGAGTAAGTTAAATACCGTTCCGGCAATATGGCTTAGGCCTGCATCTTGAACTTCACTTAGAGTGAATTCATTGCGAGTGGCAGGATCATAAACAATAAAGGGCACTTTGTTGAGTGTATGACTAGTTTTAGCCTTGGCAGTGCCTTTCTCATTAAGTTTAACCGCACCCTTTTTGTCGAACTCGAACATCTCATCACAGTTACCATGATCAGAAGTGACGAGTAAAACACCATTGGCTTTTTTGACGGCGGCCATCAGGCGACCCACTTGAACGTCGACAACTTCGACTGCCATACGAGCGGCATTAAAGTTACCCGTGTGACCAACCATGTCACCATTAGCGTAGTTAACACGAATGAAAGGTTGGCGATTCTCGCAAATTGCTGGGACGAGGTAATCAGTGATTTCGACTGCCTTCATCCAGGGACGAAGATCAAAGCCACCGACATCAGAGGGGATCTCGATAAAGTCTTCAATCTTGTCGTCGAATTTACCGCTGCGGTTACCATTGAAAAAGAAAGTCACATGACCGTATTTTTGAGTCTCGGAAATAGCTACTTGACCGACACCATTGGCAGAAAGAAATTCGCACATGGGTTGATCGATGGCGGGTGGAGCCACGAGGTATTGCTTAGGGATGTGCTCGTCACCATCGTATTCCATCATGCCGGAGTATTCAACATCAGGACGATTACCACGGTCAAAGCTAGGAAATTCATCATCTTCGAACGCTTGGGAAATTTCGATGGAACGGTCACCACGGAAATTGTAGAAAATCACTGAGTCGCCATCACTGATGCGTCCCACAGGCTGACCATTTTCAGCAATCACAAAAGCAGGGAGGTATTGATCAATGACATCATCTTCGCTACGGAACGTTTTGATCGCTTCTTCTGCAGAGGCAAATTGACGACCTTCGCCATGAACGTGAGTATTCCAACCGCGTTCAACCATAGCCCATTCAGCGCCATAGCGATCCATAGTAATTGTCATGCGACCGCCACCAGAAGCGATTTTTGCTGAAATGCCTTCGGCATTTAAAGTTTTGAGGTAGTTCTCAAAAGGAAGAACGTATTCGAGTGCAGAAGTCTCACTAACATCACGACCATCGAGAAGAATGTGGAAACGAATGCTTTTGATGCCTTCTTTGCGAGCTTGCTCAACCATGGCTTTTAAATGATCGAGGCGAGCGTGAACGCCACCATCGGAAAAGAGCCCAATGAAGTGAAGAGTGGAATTTTTTTCACGGACATTGCCAGATATTTTACGCCAGATTTCACCTTCGAAAAGTGCGCCTGTTTCGAGTGCAGTATTAACGAGCTTGGCACCTTGAGAAACAATGCGACCGCCGCCGATAGCGTTGTGACCTACTTCTGAATTACCCATATCGGCATCGGAAGGAAGGCCTACGTGAGTACCATGCGCATTGAGAGGACGGTTTTGGCAATTGTTGTGAAGCCAATCGAGATTAGGAGTGTGAGCGGCTTTATAAGCGTCACCTTCGGTGTGGTCTGAGTAACCCACACCATCGAGAATACAGAGTACAACAGGGCCGGGGCGTTGTTGTATGAAGGAGTGTTTATCTAGAATCATAGTGTTTATCCTTAGTTTTATTGTCTGCGCAAAATACCACAGCTCTAAAAGCCATCAAGTGTCGGACTTTATAAAGCCTGTCTTAAATCATTTGATTCTCGTCTTTGGCATAGCTGTGGTCATTCGCTAGTATGGCCAAGGCTGATGCTTTAGGCTTTGTTAAACCATGCCTTTGAAATTCAAAGGCATGGAAGCACTCAAGTACGGGGAGAGCAAAAACTATTTTTTGATATCGGGCTCAAAGAAAATCCATTTAACCTGCGGGAAAGCGGTTTTAATTTCAGCTTCAATTTGGTTGATATCTTTACAGACTTCTACGGCATTAGCATCGTCCATTCTTGCTTTGACCGCAATCATAACATCTTCACCAAGCTGTAAAGTAATGACATTGAGAATTTCTTTGACAGATTCTTTGCTATTTAAAGCAGCAACGAGCTCGGCGCGAATTTTTGGATTGACGGATTGACCGACCAAAAGGCCTTTTACTTTTATCGCAATAAAAATGGCAATAATAATCAGCAGCGAACCAATGGCATCATACATCGGGTTACCGGTAAATTGAGCGAGGAGAATAAAGACTAAGGCAATCATCATACCTAATTCGGCAGCAAGATCTTCGCCTAAGATGACAATGAGCTCACTTTTGCGAGTTTCGCGGCACCATTGCAGCAAGGGTGTTTCTCCACGTAAATGCTTAATCTGTTTAAGGCAGCCAAGCAGTGATCCACCTTCTAAAATGATACCAAAAATTAAAACAATAACCGCAACCCAAGCATCTTGAAAACTTTCAGGTGGATGTTGAAGTTTATGAATTCCTTCGTAAAGGGAATACATGCCCCCGATCGAAAAAATGATGATCGCAACTAAAAAACTCCAAAAGTAAATTTCTTTACCATAACCCAAAGGGTAATCAGGACTTGGGGGCTGTTTCGCTTTTTTCATCCCCCAAAGTAGGAGTAATTGATTGCCACAATCAGATGCTGAGTGAATCCCTTCGGCAAACATCGTGCCGGAGCCAGTCATAAAAGCGGCGATAAATTTAGCTATTGCGATGCCCGCATTTGCTGCGAGGGCATAAAAAATTGACTTTAACGATCCACCTGCGGACATAATTTATTCCTGTTTTAACCAAAGAGGGTAAAAAGCATTAAAGATCTTTTCACTATCTTTATAGGCATCTTTACTCTCGAATTTGTGTTGATAGATATCTTGAAGAAGAATATGGCTGAATTTACATTGTGAGCTAGATCTACGCTCATTGAGATGAAACAATAAAATCCATTGACTTTCTTTGCTGACGGTAAGCTGACCCTCGGCTAGCGCATTAAGGATGCGTTTTGTGTCATCA is from Lentisphaera profundi and encodes:
- a CDS encoding DUF420 domain-containing protein, with product MSKEIMYLRFLQIAVSLMTPLLFFGIMQAAKGNLKLHKRINGGIMLIVMIAVIGLVLTSQVFGFDYSAISTQEAIINIGPAEMRTRLIIHRCFSNLLFISLLVTTFSGAVKKYKLHRKMGKLTVFFWLGTLISALLFF
- a CDS encoding DUF4886 domain-containing protein, which codes for MKVFIFLVVSLSFSLMAKDILFIGNSYTIQSRGTLEKLLKSEQVKWNMTHICKGGFTLAKHLKDDKNKSLIQSKKWDAIILQEQSQTPAYSNLRKGYLGALADIAKLNKKTQSPIYLFTSWGRRDGDKQNIKTSPTYEVMQKKLNEGFSEGKKKYKMQLLPIAGLWEKVRKENPDLGRELYKNDGSHPSSKGAFLVALSLYCTIENLEPAKVKFSGDLNTEEDKQVKALAKKVFK
- a CDS encoding PH domain-containing protein, which codes for MGLLQGLFGNYSEISKEDLESKYAHFLIEGEVINTGFKLVRDNLIFTNLRIIDFDKQGATGKKMRIHSIYLDTICEVTCETAGTGIDDSEITITYIKSPYKKAKEIILAVKQFEFPKKFDVLALYVQLETIAYKNVKQLNA
- the gpmI gene encoding 2,3-bisphosphoglycerate-independent phosphoglycerate mutase, which produces MILDKHSFIQQRPGPVVLCILDGVGYSDHTEGDAYKAAHTPNLDWLHNNCQNRPLNAHGTHVGLPSDADMGNSEVGHNAIGGGRIVSQGAKLVNTALETGALFEGEIWRKISGNVREKNSTLHFIGLFSDGGVHARLDHLKAMVEQARKEGIKSIRFHILLDGRDVSETSALEYVLPFENYLKTLNAEGISAKIASGGGRMTITMDRYGAEWAMVERGWNTHVHGEGRQFASAEEAIKTFRSEDDVIDQYLPAFVIAENGQPVGRISDGDSVIFYNFRGDRSIEISQAFEDDEFPSFDRGNRPDVEYSGMMEYDGDEHIPKQYLVAPPAIDQPMCEFLSANGVGQVAISETQKYGHVTFFFNGNRSGKFDDKIEDFIEIPSDVGGFDLRPWMKAVEITDYLVPAICENRQPFIRVNYANGDMVGHTGNFNAARMAVEVVDVQVGRLMAAVKKANGVLLVTSDHGNCDEMFEFDKKGAVKLNEKGTAKAKTSHTLNKVPFIVYDPATRNEFTLSEVQDAGLSHIAGTVFNLLGFQAPDVFNRTLLEKK
- a CDS encoding cation diffusion facilitator family transporter, with amino-acid sequence MSAGGSLKSIFYALAANAGIAIAKFIAAFMTGSGTMFAEGIHSASDCGNQLLLLWGMKKAKQPPSPDYPLGYGKEIYFWSFLVAIIIFSIGGMYSLYEGIHKLQHPPESFQDAWVAVIVLIFGIILEGGSLLGCLKQIKHLRGETPLLQWCRETRKSELIVILGEDLAAELGMMIALVFILLAQFTGNPMYDAIGSLLIIIAIFIAIKVKGLLVGQSVNPKIRAELVAALNSKESVKEILNVITLQLGEDVMIAVKARMDDANAVEVCKDINQIEAEIKTAFPQVKWIFFEPDIKK